The proteins below are encoded in one region of Halocatena salina:
- a CDS encoding bacterio-opsin activator domain-containing protein has protein sequence MASSTTTLPTTDVVVVGTAEWMDDLAATLTAVTDASIRRLRTIEATRERSVATFDCVLTGYELADGTGIDLLQAVETTTPIVVCTASGNEQIASKAMAAGAVDYIAVSDPSSLPVDELIERLSRAVRDAWRTETRQERSRQFEAVFQNTQTATWVLDPEGRLQRANRTALKMIDPDGSTLIGERFWDLPWWSRMDRSQFPIEQLVRSVIDDRTTERLVTTIGDERIIELSALPVQAPENELAGIVVEGDDVTERASLYRELRSSEVLHRVTLNNMTDTVLVTDDDGAFTYICPNVHFIFGYTAAEIRDFGTIDELLGEDLFDPDELEKSGVLKNIECTTTDKAGQEHTLLVNVRAVSIQDGTRLYSCRDITKRKQREEALATLQETTRDFLYAETPQEIAHHIVDDVPSVLDVEASAVYQFDPDRNVLEPIAQSSPMERLNGPLPTVPADAETLPSYSFVEDDALFFEDVHDSPRLDNQATDVRSGAYIPLGDHGVFIAGSSDVGQFDAVTRELADLLAATAEAALDRIRRERRLREQERELQHRNTELTALNRVNEIIRDIDQALVQAETREEIEHAVCQRLTAEDRFAFAWIGIEDAATGTITPRAWAGVEQGYLDSLSFPIGESETEPSGRAEATQTVTRITNVADRFRQESWRKEALSRNFLSILSVPIAYDDFTYGVLTVYAETQNAFDETAQAVLAELGETIASAVSAIERKNALLTTSITRVRFMVDDPLFVLTRIARMAGCTLTYHGGVRQTTDGSYLFVAVEGASMDAVERAATELVAIDDVHPINTDNTGGVLRIRLPDQFLALELADHGAILRRASVDADTTTLVIDIPETIDSRHITHLVTDTFRNVELRSKRTIDQSATQNVYSRFLDRVTDRQLEVLQTAYYSGFFESPRERTGEEIAETLGISPPAFYQHIRTVQRKLFTTVFDEQGLPSVPS, from the coding sequence TAGTGGTTGGAACAGCCGAGTGGATGGATGATCTCGCGGCGACGCTCACGGCCGTCACTGACGCGTCAATTCGGCGTCTGCGGACGATCGAAGCGACGAGAGAACGCTCCGTTGCCACCTTCGACTGTGTCCTGACCGGATATGAACTCGCCGACGGAACGGGAATCGACTTGCTCCAAGCAGTGGAGACGACCACGCCGATCGTCGTATGCACTGCTTCGGGGAACGAGCAGATCGCCAGCAAGGCGATGGCGGCAGGTGCTGTCGACTATATCGCCGTCTCCGATCCATCGTCCCTTCCAGTGGATGAGCTCATCGAGCGGCTGTCACGGGCCGTACGCGATGCGTGGCGAACGGAAACGCGGCAGGAGCGTTCCCGCCAGTTCGAGGCGGTGTTTCAGAACACACAAACGGCGACGTGGGTGCTCGATCCGGAGGGACGGCTACAGCGAGCAAACAGGACGGCCCTCAAAATGATCGATCCCGATGGATCCACCCTCATCGGAGAACGATTCTGGGATCTCCCCTGGTGGTCGCGGATGGACCGGTCTCAGTTCCCCATCGAGCAGCTCGTTCGCTCGGTCATCGACGATCGGACGACCGAACGGCTCGTCACCACCATTGGCGATGAACGGATCATCGAACTCTCCGCGCTCCCAGTGCAAGCCCCGGAGAACGAGCTTGCTGGTATCGTCGTCGAGGGAGACGACGTCACCGAACGAGCCTCGCTCTACCGGGAGCTTCGTTCCTCCGAGGTGCTTCACCGAGTAACGCTCAACAATATGACCGACACGGTGTTGGTGACTGACGACGACGGAGCGTTCACGTACATCTGTCCGAACGTCCATTTCATCTTCGGCTACACCGCAGCGGAGATCCGTGATTTCGGCACGATCGATGAACTCCTCGGCGAAGACCTGTTCGATCCCGACGAACTCGAAAAATCGGGCGTCTTGAAAAACATCGAGTGTACGACCACGGACAAAGCCGGACAGGAACACACCCTGTTGGTCAACGTTCGGGCCGTTTCGATCCAAGACGGCACTCGGTTGTACAGCTGCCGGGATATCACGAAGCGAAAACAACGTGAGGAGGCATTAGCGACCCTCCAAGAGACGACGCGGGACTTTCTGTACGCCGAGACGCCCCAAGAGATCGCTCATCACATCGTCGATGACGTTCCCAGCGTGCTCGATGTCGAAGCGAGCGCTGTTTATCAGTTCGATCCCGACCGGAACGTGCTCGAACCGATCGCCCAGTCGTCCCCGATGGAACGGCTGAACGGCCCGCTTCCGACGGTGCCGGCCGACGCTGAAACGCTCCCCAGCTACAGCTTCGTCGAGGACGACGCGCTCTTTTTCGAGGACGTACACGACTCGCCTCGCCTCGACAATCAAGCGACCGACGTTCGGAGTGGAGCATACATTCCGCTCGGCGATCACGGCGTCTTTATCGCTGGCTCGTCCGATGTCGGACAGTTCGACGCCGTCACTCGTGAACTTGCCGACCTACTCGCTGCCACGGCTGAGGCCGCCCTCGACCGCATCAGACGGGAACGGCGCTTGCGCGAGCAAGAGCGCGAGCTACAGCATCGAAACACCGAACTCACGGCACTCAACCGGGTCAACGAGATCATTCGAGACATCGATCAGGCGCTCGTCCAAGCGGAAACGCGCGAAGAGATCGAACACGCCGTCTGTCAGCGGCTCACAGCTGAAGACAGGTTCGCATTCGCGTGGATCGGCATCGAGGACGCCGCAACCGGCACGATAACCCCGCGGGCGTGGGCTGGTGTGGAACAGGGCTATCTCGACAGTCTCTCGTTCCCGATCGGTGAGTCAGAAACCGAACCATCGGGCCGGGCGGAGGCCACCCAGACAGTGACACGAATCACGAACGTCGCCGATCGGTTTCGACAGGAGTCGTGGCGAAAAGAGGCATTATCGCGGAACTTCCTTTCGATCCTCAGCGTCCCGATTGCATACGATGATTTCACGTACGGCGTGTTGACTGTGTATGCAGAAACACAGAACGCCTTCGATGAAACCGCTCAAGCGGTGCTCGCAGAACTCGGTGAAACGATCGCTTCCGCGGTGAGCGCCATCGAACGGAAAAATGCACTGCTCACCACGTCGATCACACGGGTTCGGTTCATGGTCGACGATCCACTGTTCGTCCTGACTCGGATCGCACGAATGGCTGGCTGTACACTTACGTATCACGGCGGTGTCAGACAGACGACAGACGGTAGCTATCTCTTCGTCGCTGTCGAGGGCGCGTCGATGGACGCCGTCGAGCGGGCTGCAACGGAGCTAGTCGCTATCGATGACGTCCACCCGATCAACACAGACAACACCGGAGGCGTGCTCCGGATTCGGCTTCCCGATCAATTTCTTGCCTTGGAATTGGCCGATCACGGGGCCATCTTACGACGAGCGTCGGTCGATGCGGATACGACGACGCTCGTGATCGACATTCCCGAGACCATCGACAGCCGCCACATTACTCATCTCGTGACGGATACGTTCAGAAACGTGGAACTTCGATCGAAGCGGACGATCGATCAATCCGCGACGCAGAACGTCTATTCACGATT